In Mycteria americana isolate JAX WOST 10 ecotype Jacksonville Zoo and Gardens chromosome 5, USCA_MyAme_1.0, whole genome shotgun sequence, one DNA window encodes the following:
- the VPS51 gene encoding vacuolar protein sorting-associated protein 51 homolog, producing MAEVEAAGTGAGGSPESGTGTGTGWRRPHGPLQRYYGPPAAETAEAAPDPADINGPHFDPEVFLTKVRSECPLGQLLAREAALGREIRALDSDMQTLLYENYNKFISATDTIRKMKVDFRRMEAEMDDLAANMAAISTSSARVSAALQDRHRRGAQLAGVQALLRKLQSLVEVPGRLRQWAAPGAEPARALRCHARARAVLRHYRHLPSFRAIEDESHAIMADLAQRLRARLRDDTLDPKELTECVEMLLQLEEPPEELCEEFLSHATARLEAELAALEAELPPADPSGTAATPPPASDILDFVDRGSSAFVGNLCLLAASYRSLFEGRPGAGDGRLEAFAAALTTRYFELLERRLALERGLGDTSLLVRALDRFHRRLRALLELLPAAGAEAGAALVARAARERVDRYLRALQTFFLGCLGDVRQALAAPRPPGKEGPGLPDLLATLASSVLSQLKAVLAYVQLFTAKDVAFASLPYFKGEFCVEAVREGLVVAFVRWLCRTARGFADGPAERGAPAAPPALLLLLARLCLDYEATTISYILILTDEQFPPQDTGPAVTPGPALCAEARGAAQRLLDHYVQVQGAAVAQMLRKSVETRDWLGTVEPRNVRAVMKRVVEDITAIDVQVGQLFEEGVRRAQSSDSSRRAFSVYSSSRAPGRYAPSYTPSAPMDTHLLSNIQKLFSERIDIFSPVEFNKVSVLTGIIKISLKTLLECVRLRTLGRFGLQQVQVDGHYLQLYLWRFAADERVVQGLLDEVAASATHRCLDPVPMEHSVVELICERG from the exons ATGGCGGAGGTGGaggcggcggggaccggggctgggggcagccccgagtccggcaccggcaccggcaccgggtgGCGGCGTCCCCACGGGCCGCTCCAGCGGTACTACGGACCGCCCGCGGCGGAGACGGCGGAGGCGGCCCCGGACCCCGCCGACATCAACGGGCCCCACTTCGACCCGGAAGTTTTCCTTACTAAG GTGCGCAGCGAGTGCCCCCTGGGGCAGTTGTTGGCCCGTGAGGCCGCGCTGGGGCGGGAGATCCGCGCCCTCGACAGTGACATGCAGACGCTGCTCTACGAGAACTACAACAAGTTCATTTCCGCCACCG ACACCATCCGAAAGATGAAGGTCGACTTCCGGCGCATGGAGGCAGAGATGGACGATTTGGCTGCCAACATGGCCGCCATCAGCACCTCCAGTGCCCGCGTCAGCGCCGCGCTGCAGGACCGGCACCGCCGCGGCGCCCAGCTTGCCG gggtgcaggcGCTGCTGCGCAAGCTCCAGTCCCTGGTGGAggtgccggggcggctgcggcagtgggcggcgccgggggcggAGCCTGCGCGGGCCCTGCGCTGCCACGCCCGCGCCCGTGCCGTGCTCCGCCACTACCGGCACCTGCCCTCCTTCCGCGCCATCGAGGACGAGAGCCACGCCATCATGGCCGACCTGGCCCAGCGCCTCCGCGCACGCCTCCG ggaTGACACCTTGGACCCCAAGGAGCTCACCGAGTGcgtggagatgctgctgcagctggaagagccGCCTGAGGAGCTGTGCGAGGAGTTCCTGAGCCACGCCACCGCCCGCCTCGAGGCCGAGCTGGCAGCGCTGGAGGCCGAGCTGCCCCCGGCcgacccctccggcactgccgccacgccgccccccgcctccgaCATCCTCGACTTCGTCGACCGCGGCAGCTCGGCCTTCGTGGGCAACCTGTGCCTCCTCGCGGCCTCGTACCGCAGCCTCTTTGAGGGGCgcccaggggctggggacggcCGCCTGGAAGCCTTCGCCGCCGCCCTCACCACCCGCTACTTTGAGCTGCTGGAGCGGCGCCTGGCGCTGGAGCGGGGCCTGGGCGACACCTCGCTGCTGGTGCGGGCGCTCGACCGCTTCCACCGACGCCTCCGCGCCCTCCTCGAgctgctgccggcggccggggccgagGCAGGCGCCGCGCTGGTGGCCCGGGCAGCGCGCGAGCGGGTGGATCGCTACCTGCGGGCACTGCAGACCTTCTTCCTGGGGTGCCTGGGCGACGTGCGCCAGGCGctggccgccccccggccccccggcaaGGAGGGTCCCGGCCTGCCCGATCTCCTGGCCACGCTCGCCTCCTCCGTCCTCAGCCAGCTCAAGGCCGTCCTGGCCTACGTGCAGCTCTTCACCGCCAAGGATGTCGCCTTCGCCAGCCTGCCCTACTTCAAG GGGGAGTTCTGCGTGGAGGCGGTGCGCGAAGGGCTGGTGGTGGCCTTCGTGCGCTGGCTCTGCCGCACCGCCCGGGGCTTCGCTGACGGCCCGGCTGAGCGGGGGGCCCCCGCGGCAcccccggccctgctgctgctcctcgccCGCCTCTGTCTTGACTATGAGGCCACCACCATCAGCTACATCCTCATTCTCACCGATGAGCAGTTTCCCCCACAG GACACAGGCCCGGCGGTGACACCGGGACCGGCACTGTGCGCGgaggcgcggggggcggcgcAGCGGCTGCTCGACCACTACGTGCAGGTGCAGGGCGCTGCGGTGGCGCAGATGCTCAGGAAGAGCGTGGAGACACGAGACTGGCTAGGCACCGTCGAGCCCCGCAACGTTCGTGCCGTCATGAAGCGCGTGGTCGAGGACATCACCGCCATCGACGTCCAG GTGGGGCAGCTCTTCGAGGAGGGGGTGCGGCGGGCGCAGAGCAGCGACTCGAGCCGGCGCGCCTTCTCCGTCTACAGCAGCTCACGGGCACCCGGGCGCTACGCCCCCAGCTACACCCCCAG CGCCCCCATGGACACCCACCTGCTCAGCAACATCCAGAAGCTCTTCTCCGAACGCATTGACATCTTCAGCCCTGTCGAGTTCAACAAG GTGTCGGTGCTGACTGGGATCATCAAGATCAGCCTGAAGACGCTACTGGAGTGCGTGCGGCTGCGGACGTTGGGGCGCTTCGGGCTGCAGCAGGTGCAGGTGGATGGCCATTACCTGCAGCTCTACCTCTGGCGCTTCGCCGCTGACGAGCGGGTGGTGCAGGGGCTGCTGGACGAGGTGGCCGCCAGCGCCACCCACCGCTGCCTCGACCCCGTCCCCATGGAGCACAGCGTCGTCGAGCTCATCTGCGAGCGCGGgtag
- the BET1L gene encoding BET1-like protein isoform X2, which produces MLDVENKRMADSLANKVTRLKSLALDIDKDADEQNRYLDGMDSDFMSVTGLLTGSVKRFSTMTRSGRDNRKLLCSVSAGLIVVFFILYYLVSKAGT; this is translated from the exons ATGCTGGATGTAGAGAACAAGCGTATGGCAGACAGCCTAGCCAACAAGGTCACCAGGCTGAAGTCG CTGGCTCTGGATATCGACAAAGATGCTGACGAACAAAACCGTTACCTGGATGGCATG gaTTCAGATTTTATGAGTGTGACTGGCCTGCTAACCGGCAGTGTGAAGCGCTTCTCCACCATGACGCGGTCCGGGAGAGATAATCGCAAGTTGCTCTGTTCTGTTTCAGCAGGACTGATTGTTGTTTTCTTCATCCTCTACTATCTTGTGTCCAAAGCAGGGACTTGA
- the BET1L gene encoding BET1-like protein isoform X1 codes for MAEWGRGQSPGAVEDMLDVENKRMADSLANKVTRLKSLALDIDKDADEQNRYLDGMDSDFMSVTGLLTGSVKRFSTMTRSGRDNRKLLCSVSAGLIVVFFILYYLVSKAGT; via the exons ATGGCGGAGTGGGGCCgag gtcaGAGTCCAGGTGCCGTGGAGGATATGCTGGATGTAGAGAACAAGCGTATGGCAGACAGCCTAGCCAACAAGGTCACCAGGCTGAAGTCG CTGGCTCTGGATATCGACAAAGATGCTGACGAACAAAACCGTTACCTGGATGGCATG gaTTCAGATTTTATGAGTGTGACTGGCCTGCTAACCGGCAGTGTGAAGCGCTTCTCCACCATGACGCGGTCCGGGAGAGATAATCGCAAGTTGCTCTGTTCTGTTTCAGCAGGACTGATTGTTGTTTTCTTCATCCTCTACTATCTTGTGTCCAAAGCAGGGACTTGA
- the RIC8A gene encoding chaperone Ric-8A isoform X1: MAAGAPLPLTPLKRRRGRSPRRPPDGNGGEPPRPAPPPPGPSPRPHSAMAATGPASPGGAAPAPASTKCPPPSSPLPPRRGSSVPRGGRGRRSPGWHRDPSGLPGPAPLPPGPAPGARRRPPRSTVGGGPGPGNEAGSRGGGEEGNGASLPAPARWLPLSLAGGRARLPALPGPGLTRRAEAPARLLGPAGLEARRPEAPGAPAQAGRGRARAQPQTRGPGPLRPSPRDYVPQKSQCFTFDDEEREERKKMAQLLITFLERELQPSCQVTCLESIRILSRDKYCLDPFTTKEGLKTLSRHAGIDYSEEIIREVPDLDVILESLKCLCNIVFSSPRAQELSAEARLVVGLAKRIKLYNERSLPHEVKFFDLRLLFLLTALRVDIRQQLAQELRGISLMTDTLELTLGVKWMDPYEVATAEGLLPPLPRQETERAMEILKVLFNITFDSSKREVDEEDAALYRHLGALLRHCLMISADGEDRTEEFHSHTVNLLGNLPLKCLDVLLTPKVRPGSLEYMGVNMDAVSILLDFLERRLDRGHKLKESLTPVLNLLTESARVHRQTRKFLKAKVLPPLRDVRNRPEVGNSLRNKLVRLMTHIDTDVKHCAAEFLFVLCKESVSRFVKYTGYGNAAGLLAARGLMAGGREEGEYSEDEDTDTEEYKEAKPNINPVTGRVEEKLPNPMEGMTEEQKEYEAMKLVNMFDKLSREQVIQPMGITPSGNLAPMENAIRDMADERSSSDSDLGLD; this comes from the exons ATGGCGGCGGGAGCGCCCCTCCCCCTCACGCCCCTCAAGCGGCGGCGAGggcgctcgccccgccgccccccagatGGCAACGGCGGGGaacccccccgcccggccccgccgccccccggcccctcacctcGGCCCCACTCCGCCATGGCGGCCACCGGCCCCGCCTCGCCGGGCGGAGCCGCGCCGGCCCCCGCCTCCACAAAATGTccgccgccctcctccccgctccccccgcggcggggctccTCGGTCCCTCGCGGGGGGCGCGGCCGCCGCTCTCCCGGGTGGCACCGGGACCCCTCGGGCctgccgggcccggccccgctgccccccgggccAGCCCCGGGCGCAAGGCGGCGGCCTCCGCGGAGCACCGTCGGGGGAGGGCCGGGGCCAGGAAATGAGGCAGGAAGCCGGGGCGGCGGAGAGGAAGGTAACGGcgcttccctccccgccccagctCGCTGGCTGCCCCTCTCCCtcgccggcggccgggcccggctgcctgccctccccgggccgggcctcACCCGCAGGGCTGAGGCTCCCGCCCGCCTgctggggccggcggggctgGAAGCGCGGCGGCCGGAGGCCCCGGGTGCCCCCGCCCAGGCGGGCCGGGGTCGGGCCCGGGCCCAGCCCCAgacccgcggccccggcccgcttCGGCCGTCTCCGAGGGACTACGTGCCGCAG AAATCTCAGTGCTTCACCTTTGACGATGAGGAGCGGGAAGAGAGGAAG AAAATGGCCCAGCTGCTGATCACGTTCCTGGAAAGAGAGCTGCAGCCGTCCTGCCAGGTCACGTGTTTGGAAAGCATCCGCATCCTGTCCCGGGACAAATACTGCCTTGACCCTTTCACCACCAAGGAAGGCCTGAAGACCCTCTCCAGGCATGCTGGCATCGATTACTCAGAGGAGATCATCCGGGAGGTCCCAGACCTGGATGTAATCCTGGAATCCCTCAAATGTCTCTGCAACATTGTCTTCAGCAGCCCTAGGGCACAGGAGCTGTCAGCTGAAGCCCGGCTGGTGGTGGGCCTGGCCAAGCGCATCAAACTGTACAACGAGAGGAGCCTGCCTCATGAGGTCAAGTTCTTTGACCTGCGTCTCCTGTTCCTGCTGACGGCGCTGAGAGTGGACATCCGGCAGCAGCTAGCCCAAGAGCTCAGGGGCATTAGCCTGATGACAGATACCCTGGAGCTGACCCTTGGTGTAAAGTGGATGGACCCCTACGAAGTTGCCACCGCGGAGGGGCTTCTCCCACCTTTGCCTCGGCAGGAGACAGAGCGAGCCATGGAGATCCTGAAAGTGCTCTTCAATATCACCTTTGATTCCAGCAAGAGGGAGGTGGACGAG GAAGATGCTGCTTTGTACCGGCACTTGGGTGCCCTCCTGCGCCACTGCCTCATGATCTCTGCTGATGGAGAGGACCGGACAGAGGAGTTCCACAG TCATACGGTTAACCTTTTGGGCAACCTGCCCCTGAAATGTCTGGATGTCCTCCTGACCCCGAAAGTCCGGCCAGGCTCACTTGAGTACATGGGTGTCAACATGGATGCGGTCAGCATCCTGCTGGATTTCCTGGAGCGACGCCTTGACAGG GGACACAAGCTGAAGGAGAGTTTGACCCCTGTGCTGAACCTGCTGACCGAGAGTGCCCGAGTCCACCGCCAGACGAGGAAGTTCCTGAAGGCAAAG GTGCTGCCACCGCTCCGGGACGTGAGGAATCGGCCGGAGGTGGGGAACTCGCTACGGAACAAGCTGGTGCGCTTGATGACCCACATCGACACCGACGTGAAGCACTGTGCAGCCGAGTTCCTCTTTGTGCTCTGCAAGGAGAGCG TGTCACGGTTTGTGAAGTACACGGGCTACGGGAACGcagctgggctcctggcagcACGAGGCCTCATGGCTGGTGGTCGGGAAGAGGGAGAGTACTCAGAAGATGAAGACACGGACACTGAGGAGTACAAAGAAGCAAAGCCCAA CATTAACCCTGTGACGGGACGCGTCGAGGAGAAACTACCCAACCCCATGGAAGGGATgactgaagagcagaaggaatATGAAGCCATGAAGTTAGTCAACATGTTTGACAAATTGTCCAG AGAGCAAGTCATCCAGCCCATGGGCATCACGCCGAGCGGCAACCTGGCCCCCATGGAGAACGCCATCCGTGATATGGCTGACGAGAGGTCGTCGTCCGACTCGGACCTGGGGCTGGACTGA
- the RIC8A gene encoding chaperone Ric-8A isoform X2, which produces MATAGNPPARPRRPPAPHLGPTPPWRPPAPPRRAEPRRPPPPQNVRRPPPRSPRGGAPRSLAGGAAAALPGGTGTPRACRARPRCPPGQPRAQGGGLRGAPSGEGRGQEMRQEAGAAERKKSQCFTFDDEEREERKKMAQLLITFLERELQPSCQVTCLESIRILSRDKYCLDPFTTKEGLKTLSRHAGIDYSEEIIREVPDLDVILESLKCLCNIVFSSPRAQELSAEARLVVGLAKRIKLYNERSLPHEVKFFDLRLLFLLTALRVDIRQQLAQELRGISLMTDTLELTLGVKWMDPYEVATAEGLLPPLPRQETERAMEILKVLFNITFDSSKREVDEEDAALYRHLGALLRHCLMISADGEDRTEEFHSHTVNLLGNLPLKCLDVLLTPKVRPGSLEYMGVNMDAVSILLDFLERRLDRGHKLKESLTPVLNLLTESARVHRQTRKFLKAKVLPPLRDVRNRPEVGNSLRNKLVRLMTHIDTDVKHCAAEFLFVLCKESVSRFVKYTGYGNAAGLLAARGLMAGGREEGEYSEDEDTDTEEYKEAKPNINPVTGRVEEKLPNPMEGMTEEQKEYEAMKLVNMFDKLSREQVIQPMGITPSGNLAPMENAIRDMADERSSSDSDLGLD; this is translated from the exons atGGCAACGGCGGGGaacccccccgcccggccccgccgccccccggcccctcacctcGGCCCCACTCCGCCATGGCGGCCACCGGCCCCGCCTCGCCGGGCGGAGCCGCGCCGGCCCCCGCCTCCACAAAATGTccgccgccctcctccccgctccccccgcggcggggctccTCGGTCCCTCGCGGGGGGCGCGGCCGCCGCTCTCCCGGGTGGCACCGGGACCCCTCGGGCctgccgggcccggccccgctgccccccgggccAGCCCCGGGCGCAAGGCGGCGGCCTCCGCGGAGCACCGTCGGGGGAGGGCCGGGGCCAGGAAATGAGGCAGGAAGCCGGGGCGGCGGAGAGGAAG AAATCTCAGTGCTTCACCTTTGACGATGAGGAGCGGGAAGAGAGGAAG AAAATGGCCCAGCTGCTGATCACGTTCCTGGAAAGAGAGCTGCAGCCGTCCTGCCAGGTCACGTGTTTGGAAAGCATCCGCATCCTGTCCCGGGACAAATACTGCCTTGACCCTTTCACCACCAAGGAAGGCCTGAAGACCCTCTCCAGGCATGCTGGCATCGATTACTCAGAGGAGATCATCCGGGAGGTCCCAGACCTGGATGTAATCCTGGAATCCCTCAAATGTCTCTGCAACATTGTCTTCAGCAGCCCTAGGGCACAGGAGCTGTCAGCTGAAGCCCGGCTGGTGGTGGGCCTGGCCAAGCGCATCAAACTGTACAACGAGAGGAGCCTGCCTCATGAGGTCAAGTTCTTTGACCTGCGTCTCCTGTTCCTGCTGACGGCGCTGAGAGTGGACATCCGGCAGCAGCTAGCCCAAGAGCTCAGGGGCATTAGCCTGATGACAGATACCCTGGAGCTGACCCTTGGTGTAAAGTGGATGGACCCCTACGAAGTTGCCACCGCGGAGGGGCTTCTCCCACCTTTGCCTCGGCAGGAGACAGAGCGAGCCATGGAGATCCTGAAAGTGCTCTTCAATATCACCTTTGATTCCAGCAAGAGGGAGGTGGACGAG GAAGATGCTGCTTTGTACCGGCACTTGGGTGCCCTCCTGCGCCACTGCCTCATGATCTCTGCTGATGGAGAGGACCGGACAGAGGAGTTCCACAG TCATACGGTTAACCTTTTGGGCAACCTGCCCCTGAAATGTCTGGATGTCCTCCTGACCCCGAAAGTCCGGCCAGGCTCACTTGAGTACATGGGTGTCAACATGGATGCGGTCAGCATCCTGCTGGATTTCCTGGAGCGACGCCTTGACAGG GGACACAAGCTGAAGGAGAGTTTGACCCCTGTGCTGAACCTGCTGACCGAGAGTGCCCGAGTCCACCGCCAGACGAGGAAGTTCCTGAAGGCAAAG GTGCTGCCACCGCTCCGGGACGTGAGGAATCGGCCGGAGGTGGGGAACTCGCTACGGAACAAGCTGGTGCGCTTGATGACCCACATCGACACCGACGTGAAGCACTGTGCAGCCGAGTTCCTCTTTGTGCTCTGCAAGGAGAGCG TGTCACGGTTTGTGAAGTACACGGGCTACGGGAACGcagctgggctcctggcagcACGAGGCCTCATGGCTGGTGGTCGGGAAGAGGGAGAGTACTCAGAAGATGAAGACACGGACACTGAGGAGTACAAAGAAGCAAAGCCCAA CATTAACCCTGTGACGGGACGCGTCGAGGAGAAACTACCCAACCCCATGGAAGGGATgactgaagagcagaaggaatATGAAGCCATGAAGTTAGTCAACATGTTTGACAAATTGTCCAG AGAGCAAGTCATCCAGCCCATGGGCATCACGCCGAGCGGCAACCTGGCCCCCATGGAGAACGCCATCCGTGATATGGCTGACGAGAGGTCGTCGTCCGACTCGGACCTGGGGCTGGACTGA
- the RIC8A gene encoding chaperone Ric-8A isoform X3 has product MELRTVVATVESGEQDTVLKVLQVYNREKSQCFTFDDEEREERKKMAQLLITFLERELQPSCQVTCLESIRILSRDKYCLDPFTTKEGLKTLSRHAGIDYSEEIIREVPDLDVILESLKCLCNIVFSSPRAQELSAEARLVVGLAKRIKLYNERSLPHEVKFFDLRLLFLLTALRVDIRQQLAQELRGISLMTDTLELTLGVKWMDPYEVATAEGLLPPLPRQETERAMEILKVLFNITFDSSKREVDEEDAALYRHLGALLRHCLMISADGEDRTEEFHSHTVNLLGNLPLKCLDVLLTPKVRPGSLEYMGVNMDAVSILLDFLERRLDRGHKLKESLTPVLNLLTESARVHRQTRKFLKAKVLPPLRDVRNRPEVGNSLRNKLVRLMTHIDTDVKHCAAEFLFVLCKESVSRFVKYTGYGNAAGLLAARGLMAGGREEGEYSEDEDTDTEEYKEAKPNINPVTGRVEEKLPNPMEGMTEEQKEYEAMKLVNMFDKLSREQVIQPMGITPSGNLAPMENAIRDMADERSSSDSDLGLD; this is encoded by the exons ATGGAGCTCAGGACTGTGGTAGCCACCGTGGAAAGCGGGGAGCAAGACACAGTTCTCAAGGTGCTTCAGGTCTACAACCGGGAG AAATCTCAGTGCTTCACCTTTGACGATGAGGAGCGGGAAGAGAGGAAG AAAATGGCCCAGCTGCTGATCACGTTCCTGGAAAGAGAGCTGCAGCCGTCCTGCCAGGTCACGTGTTTGGAAAGCATCCGCATCCTGTCCCGGGACAAATACTGCCTTGACCCTTTCACCACCAAGGAAGGCCTGAAGACCCTCTCCAGGCATGCTGGCATCGATTACTCAGAGGAGATCATCCGGGAGGTCCCAGACCTGGATGTAATCCTGGAATCCCTCAAATGTCTCTGCAACATTGTCTTCAGCAGCCCTAGGGCACAGGAGCTGTCAGCTGAAGCCCGGCTGGTGGTGGGCCTGGCCAAGCGCATCAAACTGTACAACGAGAGGAGCCTGCCTCATGAGGTCAAGTTCTTTGACCTGCGTCTCCTGTTCCTGCTGACGGCGCTGAGAGTGGACATCCGGCAGCAGCTAGCCCAAGAGCTCAGGGGCATTAGCCTGATGACAGATACCCTGGAGCTGACCCTTGGTGTAAAGTGGATGGACCCCTACGAAGTTGCCACCGCGGAGGGGCTTCTCCCACCTTTGCCTCGGCAGGAGACAGAGCGAGCCATGGAGATCCTGAAAGTGCTCTTCAATATCACCTTTGATTCCAGCAAGAGGGAGGTGGACGAG GAAGATGCTGCTTTGTACCGGCACTTGGGTGCCCTCCTGCGCCACTGCCTCATGATCTCTGCTGATGGAGAGGACCGGACAGAGGAGTTCCACAG TCATACGGTTAACCTTTTGGGCAACCTGCCCCTGAAATGTCTGGATGTCCTCCTGACCCCGAAAGTCCGGCCAGGCTCACTTGAGTACATGGGTGTCAACATGGATGCGGTCAGCATCCTGCTGGATTTCCTGGAGCGACGCCTTGACAGG GGACACAAGCTGAAGGAGAGTTTGACCCCTGTGCTGAACCTGCTGACCGAGAGTGCCCGAGTCCACCGCCAGACGAGGAAGTTCCTGAAGGCAAAG GTGCTGCCACCGCTCCGGGACGTGAGGAATCGGCCGGAGGTGGGGAACTCGCTACGGAACAAGCTGGTGCGCTTGATGACCCACATCGACACCGACGTGAAGCACTGTGCAGCCGAGTTCCTCTTTGTGCTCTGCAAGGAGAGCG TGTCACGGTTTGTGAAGTACACGGGCTACGGGAACGcagctgggctcctggcagcACGAGGCCTCATGGCTGGTGGTCGGGAAGAGGGAGAGTACTCAGAAGATGAAGACACGGACACTGAGGAGTACAAAGAAGCAAAGCCCAA CATTAACCCTGTGACGGGACGCGTCGAGGAGAAACTACCCAACCCCATGGAAGGGATgactgaagagcagaaggaatATGAAGCCATGAAGTTAGTCAACATGTTTGACAAATTGTCCAG AGAGCAAGTCATCCAGCCCATGGGCATCACGCCGAGCGGCAACCTGGCCCCCATGGAGAACGCCATCCGTGATATGGCTGACGAGAGGTCGTCGTCCGACTCGGACCTGGGGCTGGACTGA